The nucleotide window ATAATGAAGTTATCAAGCAATCATTACATAAAACATTAGATATATTGTTAACCTATTTGTTTATCTGGGGGCGACGTCTTGATCCAATTACAAATTATTGTGACGGGAGAGGTTCAGGGTGTGGGGTATCGGTATTATACTCAAATGAAGGCGATTCAGTTTGGGATTACTGGCTGGGTGAAGAATCTTCAGGAGGGCGGCGTTGAAATTCTAGCTTCAGGTTCCAGGGCCGATCTTGAAAAGTTCACTGATGAAGTACGCAGAGGCAATCCTTTCTCTACTGTTGATCACATTGAAGTGAACGAAACCGAGAAAACCGAAACTTATAAGTCATTTGCAATAAAATATTAAACAGGCAGAGGAATCATCCTCTGCCTTTGTTGTGTAAAGAGTAAATCTCTTTGATCGATCCATCTGGTTCATTATTTTGTCCCCCCTTCGATTCTTGAGCTTACAGGCTCGACCACAGGCTCTGTCACTTCATCTAGCAGATCATCGACCGGCTGGGTCACTATCACTACTATTCCCTCCACTAC belongs to Mesobacillus subterraneus and includes:
- a CDS encoding acylphosphatase, encoding MIQLQIIVTGEVQGVGYRYYTQMKAIQFGITGWVKNLQEGGVEILASGSRADLEKFTDEVRRGNPFSTVDHIEVNETEKTETYKSFAIKY